CAGCCCTTAAGAAGGGCGACAGGTTGGCAAAAGGCATCGGCGCTTCGCCCGGCCACGTGAGTGGCGCCGGCGTGTTGGATTCGGACCGGGCGGCCGATCGGGCCGCGACCGGTGAAAACGTTATTCTCCTTCGTCCAACCACCAGTCCCCTGGACGTTCGTGGCATGTTGGCCTCTCAGGGTATCGTCACGGGGCGCGGTGGCTCGGCCAGTCACGCCGCCGTGGTGTCTCGGGCATTGGACAAGCCTTGCGTCGTGGGATGCTCGGATATCGAGATCAATCCGGACGCAAGAACCTTCCAAGTAGCCAGCCGGAAGTTTTCGGAAGGCGATCCGGTTTCCATTGACGGGGAAACGGGGGATGTATTTTCGGGAATACTGCCGCTGCGTCCCGTGGACGTGGAAGGGGGCGCTCTTGCCCAGCTTCTTGCCTGGGCGGACAAAGCCTCTGGTGCCCATGTCTGGGTGGCGGCGCGTAACAGCACCGAAATCGGTATTGCCGCGCGGCGCAAGGTTGCCGGTATCGGCGTGATCCCCTTGACGGATCTTCTCGTCGCGACGGGCGCCATCGCGGGCTTTATTGAAGGCCTTTCCGCCTTTAGCGCAGATGGCTCGGCACCCTCCGACAAGGTGGAAAAACGGTTTGAGGAAACGGTTTACAAGGCCTGTGTGGCGCTCTTCAAGGCGGCCAACGGGTCGCCGATCGATATACGCCTCCCGAATCTTTCTAATACCAAGGCGCGCCGTTTGATTCCGGACTGGTCATCTTTGTCACCGCACCTTCTTTTGCCGCTGGGCGCTCCGAGGTTTGTCGAGGCGTTCTTGCGTATCATCGCCGCCGCCGCCAAGGACAGTGGGCACAAGCAGGTCACGGCTCTGGTTGGCGGCATCACCGACCCTGGCGAACTACAGGCGTTCCGTGATATCGCCAAGCGTGTGGGCGGCCTTCACACCGGGGCGGAGCTTCAAAATCCGGCGATTCTGCATTCAGCGCCCGACCTGCTACGGGAAGGTTCCGTATTTTGGGTAGATGTTTATGCGCTCATCCGTGCGGTGCGCGGCTATCCGGAAGAAATTCTCTATTCGGATGAAGTTTTGGAAGAATACGTGGCCAGTGGCCACCTGAGTCACCACCCAAGGTCCGCGCTCGATACGCTAAGCCGGGAACTGGTGCAGGGGCTGTTCGCGGCGGCGCAAAAACATCCCGGTTGTCGGCTCGGCATCGATCTGGGCGGGACACCTGGGCTTTCCGTCGTGACGGAGCTTTATCGGCTCGGGTTCCGCAACTTTACATGCCCGCTCGATCATTACGAAGGCATCCGGTTATTGCTTGGCCAAAGTCCAGAGTAGCGAATTATAACCCATTGATTATATGTGTAAATAATTCGAAAAAACGTGAGGCGGCAACGGATGGGCGGCAAAGCTTCAAAGGCCGAATGGTAGAAGCGGTACGAGCCTGACGACCAGGGGTTCCGCTTCATCGGCCCGACCTACACGGGAAGCTATACGGATTTACCGCCGGTGCCGGACGGCATTCTCATGGGCCGTCTGATAAATGCAACGCGAGGTGGACGTCCTGAAGGACGAGTTCGCTATTGCCGGTCTGAACGGCTCGAACAATGACATGGCCTGAAACACTTGGGACATTTTTGTCGTGCGGACGACAGGGGAGCGTTTCCGGCATGATCCCGCGGTCGAAATATTTCTGGTATTGATCCGAAAAGGGACCTTTTCTTGGGGGGGGCGGATCTTGACCGGGGGCTAATTTTTTTAGATAATTATTGGTTAACTTGAGGAATTTCCAATGCATTTAACGGCGAATGCGGAACGTCAATACCGCGACGAATGGCTTCTAAAGATTCGGACCTATGACAGCCTCGAGAAGCTGACGGAGATTCTCGTGGACTGGCGTTACAACGCGCGCCCCCCGAAGGAGCTGAGCGGGGACTACCGCTGGGTGGAGGCAAAACTCGAGGAGCAGCTCGCCAAACTGAAGTCGGAGAAGATGGAAGCCGCTGATCTGCTCACGCGGACAACGCGCGGGGAAGCGCTTGATCCGGTCCGCGAAGACTATATGAAGAAAGCGAGCGAGGCGGCCGACATCATTAAGCTCGAGGGTATCGTCGAAGAATTCCGCGAACGCTATCGTCCGCCGATCATGCCGGTTCATGACTACTTACAGGTCGAGCGAGAACTTTGCGAGATTCTGCTCCGCTTCCGTGGTGATCGCTGGTGGGACATGAGCGAGGAAGAATTGCGTGCCTACCGGGGCGCGAAGACCATCAAGAAGGAGAACCAATTTGCCCATTCTCTAATGGTCTTTTACCCGGCACCCAAGGATGTGCCACAGTTTGAGAGGCAATATCTGGAAGAACATGTGCCTCTGGCGCAGAAATTGGGCGCGAAGCTCTTGCGGGTTAATCGCGTTGCCGTAACGGTGCCGCGCAACCTGTTGCGGCCGGTTCTCGTCTTCGCCCTGCGCAACCGTCTCGTGCCTGGCAAGCTCATTTCCTTCTTGTTGCCGCGTGTTAACCCCCTCCGCGCCGCGACCGGCGAGAAGGCGCCCTACCACTTGATTGCCGAGTTGCATTTTAACGATCTGGAAAGCCTTGAGACCGCCGCCGGATCGGAGGAAGCGAAGACGGCTGTCGCGCACGCCATGAAGATTTCCACGGGCGGAGCGCCCGGTCTCATGATTGTCGAGTCGGACCTAGCCCTGGATGAGGTGTCGGGAGAGGCAAGGCCGCCGGTGAAATTGATGATCGCCTATCCGCGCCAACTGGACGAAGCGGCCTTCGAGAAACTTTGGGTGAACGAGATCGTGCCGTCTGCCCTGGCGGTGCCTTGCGAATGCCTAAAGGCCTATAAGGTCGTGGGTATGGCGGATGGCTCGCCGGCGCCGTTCCACCGTATCGCGGAACTTTACTTCAAGGACCACGCCCAGTTATTGGCGGTGGCCGGGACGCAAAAAGTCCGCGATGTCGTGGCGCGCAATCTTGGCTTCTCGCCGCCCCCGTTGATCCTTGTGATGGACAGCGTCACCTGATCCAAGGCGAGGAAGGTCTGGTTGCCGCTTACGGCTGAAGGAGGCCGACGAAACGGCGGAGAAAAGCTTCGGCGCGGTGAAGCTGATCCACCGTCACGTATTCGTTTGGCTTGTGGGCCTGTTCGATGCTTCCCGGGCCGCAGATGATGGTGGGAACGCCGGCTTTCTGAAGGACGCCGCCTTCCGTGCAGAAGCTTATTTTGGTGGTTGCGTTTTCACCACTTGCGTTTTTTGCCAGCGCCACGAGATCGGCGTCTTCCGGCGCCTTGAGGCATGGGATGTCGGAGATCACTTCCAGAAGAACGCCCGTTTCTATGGACCGGGCATGCATTCCTGGCAGAAGATCCCGCTCGATATAGGTGCTTATCTCGTCGAGCAGTTCGCGCGCGTCTTGCTCCGGCAGACAACGGAACTCGAATGCGAACGCGCAATATTTTGGAAGTATGTTAACGGCGGTTCCGCCCTGGATTGTGCCGGTCGCTACGGTCGTATAGGGGGGGGTAAAGCCGGCGTCGAAAGGACCTGCGCTGCGAAGCCGGCTGCCGATGGCGCGAAGGCGCGCAATGATTTCGGCGGCGATTTCGATAGCATTTACGCCTTCCTCAAGGGCGGAATGGCACTCAAGCCCTCGGACAGTACCGCGCAGGATCATCTTTCCCTTGTGCGCGATGACCACTTTCATTTCCGTGGGTTCGCCGATGATGCAAGCCCGAGGCCGCATCGGCAGCTTTTCGATCTCGGGTATTAACCGCTGAATTCCAAGGCAGCCGACTTCCTCATCGTAGGTAAAGGCCAGGTGAATCGGGATATTCCGGGCGATCTTCTGTAGGTCCGGCACCAGCGCCAAGACAGTTGCCAGGAATCCCTTCATATCGGCCGCGCCGCGACCGTAGAATCTACCGTTCCGTTCGGTAAGGAGGAAGGGATCCGTCTTCCATTCCTGCCCCTCGACCGGCACGACATCCGTATGCCCGGCCAGCAGGATGCCAGGACCGGCGGCAACTCCAAGCGTCGCAAGAAGATTTGCCTTTTGGCGAGTCTCGTCGAAATGTAGGCCGCTCTCGATTCCAAAGCCGGCCAGATAGGTTCGGATGAAATCGATACAATCAAGATTTGATTTGCTGCTGATCGTGTCGAAAGCGACCAGTTGTTTGAGCAGTTCCATGCTGTTCCCGATAGTCATCGGGTGTGCAGCGCTCCTTTTTTTTGATGTCAGGGGAGAAATTGCTCCTTTAGAATTCGCTCTTCGAGGTTATGCTCCGGGTCGAAGAGAAGGGTTGGCGTCCTTTTGCGATCTTCGCTCACATGCACGACCGCAACATCACGAATCTCGGTGAAATCGGCAACGGCGCTTACAGGCCGTTTTTCCGGTTCAATCACCTCAAAGACAATTTTCGCCGTATGAGGGAGAAGCGCCCCATGCCACCGGCGCGGCCGAAAGGCGCTGATGGGGGTTAAGGCCAGTAGATTGGCGTCGATGGGAATGATGGGGCCGCGTGCGGAAAGGTTGTAGGCGGTACTTCCAGCCGGTGTCGAAACGAGAATGCCGTCGCACATCAATTCCTCGATACGGACGATGCCGTCTACCCGCACGCGGATCTTTGCCGTCTGGCGTGTTTCCCGCAGTAGGGATACCTCGTTGATGGCAAGCGCTTCGTGTTCGATACCTTTGAGATTTTTTGCCATCATCCTCAAGGGACGAAGCCGGATGGGTTTCGCGGCGGTAAGTCGCTCCAGCAGGTCTTCTTCTTCATACCCGTTCATCAAGAAGCCGATACTGCCGCGATGCATGCCATAGATAGATTTGTTTGGCTCGATATATCTATGAAGGGTTTCCAGCATAAACCCATCGCCACCCAATGCGACGATGACGTCCGCTTCCTCCGGCGGCACGTGATCGTAGCGCTCCTCGAGGCGGGCAAGCGCTTCCTGTGCGGCCGGCGCTTCCGAGGCAACCAAGGCAATCTTCTGAAATTCCGTCTGGCCCATCTGGAATCGGTAGAGCGTCCTCAAGCACAAGGAAAGAGAAACAGTATATCGAAGTAGCGAAGCCGCGCCAGCGTCCTGTGCTTAAGGCTGGGGAACAGAGCGCCAAACGGGCGTAGAGCGAAGGAAGGGGATCAAGGCGCGCCGCCGGCCTGCAACAATTGCTGAATCGGCTTATGCCCTTCCCGAAGCGCGAAGTCGAACGCGGACTTTCCCGAGAAATCGCGGAGCTTTGGATCAGCGCCCGCCGCCAGCAGGGCTGCCACCGCCTTTGCATGGCCGTTCCACGATGCCCGCATAAGGGGGGTTAGGCCGTCGTTGTCGCGGTTGTTCATATCTAAGCCCGCTTCTGCCAGCATCTGTATTATCTCGCTATACCCATTGACGGCGGCCCAATTGGCCGCCGTCATCCCATCGTTGTCGCGGACGGTGATATCGGCCCCTTTCTCGAGCAGCAACCGGACGATTTTCGTGCGGCCCCGCCACGCCGCATTTATCAGGGCGGACCGGCCTGTATTGTCGAGGGCGTTTGGATCCGCCCCACGGATCAACATCAGTTGGACCGTGCTGATATCGCCGTTAGCGGATGCTTCCCGTAGGATCTCGTTCGGCTCGCGCTTGTCCTCAACGCCGGAGACAAAAGGGGCGGGGGCCAGTTGGGCTTCGTAGTGCTTAAACTTCTTGGCTAACTGGCGCGCCTTGATAATCTCTTCCACCCGCATCAACTTTTCTAACCTTTCTGCTCCGTAAATTGCCGCTTCGTTGCCGCGTTCGGCGGCCAGGCTCCACCAGGCCAGGGCTTCGGCAAAATTCCTCTCTTTATTTTCGGCGTTTGCAGCGAGGTAGCCAAGCAACACTTGCGCCTCGACATAGCCGGATTGGGCGGCCTGTGTCAGCCACTTCACGGCTTCCTCCGGCGCTTGCCCGTCGAGGCTGCTTTTCATGAGGACCTCGGCCAGACCGTGCTGGGCATAGGCATAGCCTTGCTCAGCGGCGTCTTGCAGGCGAAGGATGCTTTGCACCTGCCGCTCGTTCAGCTCGCTCTTCGGCGCTTTGAGAAGGGCGCGGTCGAGGCGTTGGTTGCGTTCGCGCATTCCTTGGAGCAATTCGCCAAGCTGGCCTTTTGCCGGCATGTCCTGCCCGGGTCGCGTATGAGCAGCCTTGGGCGAGGTCGGCAGCGCTGCCTGCGCAGGCTCTTCCGTCGCCCGGGCAACGGGCGTTTCCTTCTCTTGATCGGCCGGAGTTTTCCTCAGGGCTGCCGTTGAAGCTGCGGGTGTTTCCTTCCACGCTTCGTCGGTCGGGGCCGGCGGCTTGGGCCCCGTGGGCCCTACGCCCAGTTCTAGAGCCTCAATATCAATATCTTCTGGCTTGGAAGGCTTCCGTTCTGCTGTGGGGCGCTTGGGGCTTGACGGCACTTCCGAAGTGACGGTTTCGAAGAAAGGGGTTTCCCTCTTCGTCGTCTCCGGACGCTCCGTAACCTTCTTTTCCTCTTTTCTGATGTCTTCCGTTGTTCTGGCGTCTTCCGTTTTTTTCAATTTTGTTTCCGGGGATGTTTCTGCGAGTTCCTTTTCCCTCTCCTTTTCCCTCTCCTTTTCCCTCTCCTTTTCCCTCTCCTTTTCCCTCTCCTTTTCCCTCTCCTTTTCTTGCAGGTTATTTTCTGCAAGCTTCTCAGATTCTTGTCTTGCGCTCTCCTTTAGTTTTTCGGCCGTCTCTTGTTTGGGCTTGGCCTCTGTCTCCTTCGGCGGGGTTTCCTTCTTGTCCGGTTCGGTGCTTGGCTCAAGCAGGTCGGGAAGCGGCGCGCGAAATTCTGGAATTTTTTGCTCTTCCGTGAGGTCGATGAAATCGCTGACCGGAAGCGCGGCGGAATCAATCTTGTCGAAGACGACAACGTCCACCCTCAAAACGTCGGCTTCTTCTATTGGGATGGTTTTCACGAAACGCAGAATGGGAAAGGTGACGATAATAAACGGAAGAAGTAATGACAGATGGATGAGCGCAGACAGCGCCATTCCAAGCCTTCCTCTTTCTCCTGCAATTTCAGAAAGAGAGCGCAACTTGTCCTATCTCCCGTCCGGGTTCCCTTTCGGGCGCAGGGTTTCCTCCGTTATGTCGGCCAGATCGACGACCGCAGCATTGATAAGCACTTTGCCAGCGTGCTCAAAATTAACGGTGATTCGATCTTTGATCACGGATTGTACCTGACCGATGCCCCAGTCCGGCCGGCTTGGGTGGCGGACAAAGGCTCCCGGTAGTATGTGTTGCATTTCCGAGGCATCTCGTTAGCTTTTGGCTTTACGATTATAATAATCATACACCGCACGGGACCGGGGTTGCGATGAGAAATGAGGGCGTGGACACCGACATCGAAATTCATTTAGCGGAACTTCTCTGCTCTCGCCTTTGCCACGATCTTGTAAGCCCGGTCGGGGCAATCCATAACGGCCTCGAGCTTCTCGCGCAGGACGGTTCCGAGATGGAGGCTGAGGTTCTCGGTCTCCTACACAGAAGTTCAGACGAAGCGTCCCGCCGGTTGCGCTTCTTCCGCGCGGCGTTCGGACAGGGGGGTGGCGCTGCTGAAACGCTTCCACTGGGCGAGGGGCGGGCGCTGCTGGAAGGCTATTTGGGAGGGGGGCGTATCCATCTCGGTTGGCGGGAAGAAGTGGACCCGTTGGCGTCCTTGGCGAATGGTTCCGTGAAGCTGCTCTTGAACATGGCGCTGCTTGCATCCGAAGCGCTTCCGCAAGGTGGTGATCTCATCGTCGCCGTCGCCTGCCAGGCCGACAAAACAATTCTCGAAGTTGCGGCGAAAGGAAAAAGCGTTTTTTTCAAGAATGAAACTGTCGAAGCTCTTCGCCTTTCTCTTCCTGTCGAAAAATTGAATCCGCGTAACGTGCCCGCCTATTTTCTAGCGCGCCTCCTTGGCAGGTTTGGCTTCACCCTCACGATCGATTTGCATACGGACGCCATCACGTTAAAGGTCGTACACCAACGTTAATCGCCGATTCGTTACCTTCCCGCGCCTTCCCGCGCTTTACAGCTTTTTAACCTCTATTTGCGAGCGTTAGGGGACACATAAAAAAAGCATCGGGGAGGGGAACTAGGCCGTTCCATCCTCTTCGAGCAGGACAGGAAATGAATCATGGATGACCTACTCAGAGAATTTTTAACGGAAACGGCAGAGAGCCTTTCCGAGTTGGACGCCGATCTTGTTGAGCTTGAAAAGAATCCGAACGATCCAAAACTTCTGAGCGGTATTTTTCGTCTCGTTCACACGATCAAGGGAACATGCGGCTTCTTGGGACTTCCCAGACTCGAGCGGGTTGCTCATGCTTCCGAAGACGTATTTGGGCAATTTCGGGAAGGTAAATTGGAAGTCACGGCGGAAGCCGTAACCCTAATCTTTGAATCCCTGGATATGATCAAAGAGCTGCTGATGACTCTCGAAGGAACGGGGGCCGAACCGGAGGGCGACGATTCGGATCTAATCCGTCGTCTCCATGCCGTGATGGAAGGCGGCGGGGTGCATCCCGAGAAGGCGCTCGAAGAAACCACAGCCGTATTAGAGACGGAATCTGATGACGATGGCGAACTGGCTAAAGAGTTTGCGGAGGATACCGTAGAGGATATCCATGACGTCTCTCAAGCAGCCGTCTCGCTGGCTGCGCTGCCGCCGAGCGCAGCAAAGCAACCAAGTATTGCCACCCAAAACATTCGGGTCAACGTAGCCCTGCTTGAAAATCTCATGAACATCGTAAGCGAGCTGGTTCTGACGCGTAACCAATTGCTCCAGATGGTGCGGGGAAAAAGCGACAGTGAATTCATCGTGCCTCTTCAGCGGCTCAACCACGTTACGAGCGAACTGCAGGAAGAAGTGATGAAGACCAGGATGCAGCCGGTCGGCAACGCCTGGTCGAAACTTCCAAGAATCGTCCGCGATCTGGCCATGGAACTTGGTAAAAAAATCGAACTCGAGATGATCGGGGCGGATACCGAGCTCGACCGTCAGGTTCTTGAACTCATCAAGGATCCTCTGACGCATATGGTGCGGAACTCGGCCGATCACGGTATTGAAGTTCCAAAGGAACGGGAAAAAGCCGCCAAGCCCCTAACGGGCCAGATCATCCTGAACGCCTACCACGAGGGTGGTCACATTATCATTGAGATTTCCGATGATGGCCGCGGCATTTCGGTCGAGAAGATAAAGAAGAAGGCGTTGACCAATGGTCTGGCGACTCAGGCCGAGCTGGATGCGAAGACCGATCAGCAGATTTTACAATATATCTTCCAGCCTGGCTTCTCGACCGCAGAGGCCGTCACGAACATATCGGGCCGCGGGGTCGGCCTCGACGTCGTCCGCACGAATATTGAACGAATCAACGGCACGATCGAGATGCGAGCGAAAGAAGGCAAGGGCACGGCCTTCACCATTAAGATTCCTCTGACGCTTGCAATTGTTTCGGCGTTGATCGTGGAATGCCGCGGCGAGCGTTTTGCGATTCCCCAGATCAGCGTGCTTGAGCTTGTGCGTTCCTCTGCCGGGTCCGAGCATCGAATCGAGCGGATTCACGAAACGCCAGTTTTGCGTCTTCGGGATCGCCTGCTGCCTCTCGTCATGCTCGGAGATTTGCTGAATCCGGGTGTCCAGAACGCATCGGAAAACAAGGAAATTCCCTCTGTTGATAAGGACATCCATAAACGAGAAGGCAAGGAACGCTTTGTCATCATTACCCAGGTTGGTACCTACAAATTCGGGATTGCCGTTGATAGGGTCTTCGATACGGAAGAAATCGTGGTCAAGCCGGTGGCGCCAATTCTCCGCGATATCGGCATGTTTTCCGGCAACACAATTCTTGGAGACGGCAGCGTTGTAATGATCCTGGATCCGAACGGGATTGCTTCCGCCGCGGGCGATTCGCGGATCGGAGACGCACCGGAAGCCGAAAACAATGCGGCGGTGGAGACGATCCGGAACGAAGAACGTATGTCGCTGCTTTTGTTCCGGGCCGGCGGAGAAGAACCGAAAGCGGTTCCGTTAGAGCTGGTTGCGCGGCTGGAAGAGATCGGCTGTGACAAGATTGAATATTCGAACGGCATGCCAATGGTCCAGTACCGAGAGCAGCTCATGCTGCTCGTCCCGCTAAGCGGGATGCTTGAGAACGAACGGTCCGGTCATCGGCCAGTTCTCGTTTTTTCCGACCGTAACCGTACGATTGGACTGGTCGTGGATGAGATACTAGATATTGTCGAAAGTCACCTCAAAATCGAGCATGTCGGCACCCATAAGGGCACGCTCGGTAGCGCCATCATCGCTGGCAAGGCAACGGATATTCTTGATGTCGCCTATTATCTTACGCAGGCTTGTGGAAACTGGTTCGCGAGCGGGGAGGATGCATCTTACGACAACACCGCCACGCCTCGTCGTCTTCTGCTCGTGGACGACAGCCCATTTTTCCGCAATCTATTGATGCCGTTGCTTTCTGTATCTGGCTATCAGGTTACGTCCGTCGCAAGCGCGGATGAGGCCCTTCGCCTGCGGGAAACCGGTGCGGCCTTCGATGCCATTCTAAGCGACATAGAAATGCCGGGCATGAACGGGTTCGAGTTTGCGAAAGCTGTGCAGAACGATGGTCTTTGGCAGAATACGCCGCTGGTGGCGCTGTCGTCTCACACCTCTCAGCGCGACGTGGAACGCGGAAAAGCGGCCGGCTTTTCCAATTACGTGGCAAAATCCGATCGCGATACCTTGCTGCATACACTGGCTCAAACCCTAGACACGACACGAGGCGCGGCATGACGGAGCCAAAACAAATTTTAAACGTCTCCGATGAATTTGATCGGACCCGCGAGCGACGGGAATTCGTCACGATGCTTGTCGACGATCAAATGTTCGGTATTCCGGTTTTGGATGTTCAAGACGTACTGGGGCCGCAGAAATTGACGTGGGTGCCGCTTGCCTCGAAGGAAGTCGCGGGCGTACTAAATTTGCGCGGGCGTATCGTTACAGCGATCGACGTGCGAAAGCGGCTTGGCCTCCCGGCGTCGAAGGAAAAACAAAGCGGCATGAGCATCGTTGTCGCCCGTGGTGAGGAACTCTATAGCCTGGTCGTCGATTCCGTAGGCGAGGTCCTAAATTTGCCGCCCGATGCCCATGAACGCCCGCCGGCCACTCTCGATCCCCTGTGGAGCGAGATTTCTTCTGGTGTCTATCGTCTGGATAAGACGCTCCTCATCGTTCTGGACGTGAGCCGGCTTCTTGATTTTGCCACCCCAAAGGCAGCTTAATGGGAAAAGGAAAGGCCGTACCGCAACCTATCGGCGGGAAATAACGATGAAATATTGTCTCATTGTCGATGATTCAAAAGTAATACGGACGATCGCTAGGCGCATTCTGGAAGAGTTAAGCTTCCGGACTGAAGAGGCGACGAACGGCATTGAGGCGTTGGCAGTCTGTAGAAAAGAAATGCCGGACGTCATTCTGTTGGACTGGAACATGCCGGTCATGAGCGGCATCGATTTTCTGAAGGAACTTCGTAAACTTACCGGAGGGGAGCGGCCCGTCGTCGTTTTCTGCACTACAGAAAACGACCTGAAGCATATTCAGGAGGCTATTCAGGCTGGCGCGAACGAATATATCATGAAGCCGTTCGACAGCG
The Pseudomonadota bacterium genome window above contains:
- a CDS encoding chemotaxis protein CheW, with amino-acid sequence MTEPKQILNVSDEFDRTRERREFVTMLVDDQMFGIPVLDVQDVLGPQKLTWVPLASKEVAGVLNLRGRIVTAIDVRKRLGLPASKEKQSGMSIVVARGEELYSLVVDSVGEVLNLPPDAHERPPATLDPLWSEISSGVYRLDKTLLIVLDVSRLLDFATPKAA
- a CDS encoding pyruvate, phosphate dikinase; the encoded protein is MKPTSQFVWDIADLDADDLTRFGGKGAGLGRMVAQRLPVPPAFVISTDAYRAHRDGGSGLPAGLAEQVNAALGRLEKASGKSFGGKEGAPLLISVRSGAKISMPGMMDTILNLGLDAHSVSRLAAISDDMAFAVDSWARFWSMYADIVLGLDALLLEEETETARKEAVAKGTPEALKAFEAALLAAIENQGEEAPPTEPRLQLDHAIMAVFNSWDSPRAKTYREHHGIPDDLGTAVVVQTMVFGNLNQDSGSGVCFTRNPITGAHELYGEYLRGGQGEEVVAGTTTADSLADPKTLGEKLTKELIGYGAALEDLYRDALDIEFTVENDKLYLLQVRTAKRTAEAAVSIATQLVADKVIDEREALERVTVDQIKRLLRPKFDPDALEAALKKGDRLAKGIGASPGHVSGAGVLDSDRAADRAATGENVILLRPTTSPLDVRGMLASQGIVTGRGGSASHAAVVSRALDKPCVVGCSDIEINPDARTFQVASRKFSEGDPVSIDGETGDVFSGILPLRPVDVEGGALAQLLAWADKASGAHVWVAARNSTEIGIAARRKVAGIGVIPLTDLLVATGAIAGFIEGLSAFSADGSAPSDKVEKRFEETVYKACVALFKAANGSPIDIRLPNLSNTKARRLIPDWSSLSPHLLLPLGAPRFVEAFLRIIAAAAKDSGHKQVTALVGGITDPGELQAFRDIAKRVGGLHTGAELQNPAILHSAPDLLREGSVFWVDVYALIRAVRGYPEEILYSDEVLEEYVASGHLSHHPRSALDTLSRELVQGLFAAAQKHPGCRLGIDLGGTPGLSVVTELYRLGFRNFTCPLDHYEGIRLLLGQSPE
- a CDS encoding chemotaxis protein CheW; translation: MDDLLREFLTETAESLSELDADLVELEKNPNDPKLLSGIFRLVHTIKGTCGFLGLPRLERVAHASEDVFGQFREGKLEVTAEAVTLIFESLDMIKELLMTLEGTGAEPEGDDSDLIRRLHAVMEGGGVHPEKALEETTAVLETESDDDGELAKEFAEDTVEDIHDVSQAAVSLAALPPSAAKQPSIATQNIRVNVALLENLMNIVSELVLTRNQLLQMVRGKSDSEFIVPLQRLNHVTSELQEEVMKTRMQPVGNAWSKLPRIVRDLAMELGKKIELEMIGADTELDRQVLELIKDPLTHMVRNSADHGIEVPKEREKAAKPLTGQIILNAYHEGGHIIIEISDDGRGISVEKIKKKALTNGLATQAELDAKTDQQILQYIFQPGFSTAEAVTNISGRGVGLDVVRTNIERINGTIEMRAKEGKGTAFTIKIPLTLAIVSALIVECRGERFAIPQISVLELVRSSAGSEHRIERIHETPVLRLRDRLLPLVMLGDLLNPGVQNASENKEIPSVDKDIHKREGKERFVIITQVGTYKFGIAVDRVFDTEEIVVKPVAPILRDIGMFSGNTILGDGSVVMILDPNGIASAAGDSRIGDAPEAENNAAVETIRNEERMSLLLFRAGGEEPKAVPLELVARLEEIGCDKIEYSNGMPMVQYREQLMLLVPLSGMLENERSGHRPVLVFSDRNRTIGLVVDEILDIVESHLKIEHVGTHKGTLGSAIIAGKATDILDVAYYLTQACGNWFASGEDASYDNTATPRRLLLVDDSPFFRNLLMPLLSVSGYQVTSVASADEALRLRETGAAFDAILSDIEMPGMNGFEFAKAVQNDGLWQNTPLVALSSHTSQRDVERGKAAGFSNYVAKSDRDTLLHTLAQTLDTTRGAA
- the argE gene encoding acetylornithine deacetylase codes for the protein MTIGNSMELLKQLVAFDTISSKSNLDCIDFIRTYLAGFGIESGLHFDETRQKANLLATLGVAAGPGILLAGHTDVVPVEGQEWKTDPFLLTERNGRFYGRGAADMKGFLATVLALVPDLQKIARNIPIHLAFTYDEEVGCLGIQRLIPEIEKLPMRPRACIIGEPTEMKVVIAHKGKMILRGTVRGLECHSALEEGVNAIEIAAEIIARLRAIGSRLRSAGPFDAGFTPPYTTVATGTIQGGTAVNILPKYCAFAFEFRCLPEQDARELLDEISTYIERDLLPGMHARSIETGVLLEVISDIPCLKAPEDADLVALAKNASGENATTKISFCTEGGVLQKAGVPTIICGPGSIEQAHKPNEYVTVDQLHRAEAFLRRFVGLLQP
- a CDS encoding histidine phosphotransferase family protein; its protein translation is MDTDIEIHLAELLCSRLCHDLVSPVGAIHNGLELLAQDGSEMEAEVLGLLHRSSDEASRRLRFFRAAFGQGGGAAETLPLGEGRALLEGYLGGGRIHLGWREEVDPLASLANGSVKLLLNMALLASEALPQGGDLIVAVACQADKTILEVAAKGKSVFFKNETVEALRLSLPVEKLNPRNVPAYFLARLLGRFGFTLTIDLHTDAITLKVVHQR
- a CDS encoding DUF3553 domain-containing protein; this encodes MQHILPGAFVRHPSRPDWGIGQVQSVIKDRITVNFEHAGKVLINAAVVDLADITEETLRPKGNPDGR
- a CDS encoding response regulator; this encodes MKYCLIVDDSKVIRTIARRILEELSFRTEEATNGIEALAVCRKEMPDVILLDWNMPVMSGIDFLKELRKLTGGERPVVVFCTTENDLKHIQEAIQAGANEYIMKPFDSEILQAKFEQVGVL
- a CDS encoding ankyrin repeat domain-containing protein: MALSALIHLSLLLPFIIVTFPILRFVKTIPIEEADVLRVDVVVFDKIDSAALPVSDFIDLTEEQKIPEFRAPLPDLLEPSTEPDKKETPPKETEAKPKQETAEKLKESARQESEKLAENNLQEKEREKEREKEREKEREKEREKEREKELAETSPETKLKKTEDARTTEDIRKEEKKVTERPETTKRETPFFETVTSEVPSSPKRPTAERKPSKPEDIDIEALELGVGPTGPKPPAPTDEAWKETPAASTAALRKTPADQEKETPVARATEEPAQAALPTSPKAAHTRPGQDMPAKGQLGELLQGMRERNQRLDRALLKAPKSELNERQVQSILRLQDAAEQGYAYAQHGLAEVLMKSSLDGQAPEEAVKWLTQAAQSGYVEAQVLLGYLAANAENKERNFAEALAWWSLAAERGNEAAIYGAERLEKLMRVEEIIKARQLAKKFKHYEAQLAPAPFVSGVEDKREPNEILREASANGDISTVQLMLIRGADPNALDNTGRSALINAAWRGRTKIVRLLLEKGADITVRDNDGMTAANWAAVNGYSEIIQMLAEAGLDMNNRDNDGLTPLMRASWNGHAKAVAALLAAGADPKLRDFSGKSAFDFALREGHKPIQQLLQAGGAP
- a CDS encoding NAD kinase, whose product is MGQTEFQKIALVASEAPAAQEALARLEERYDHVPPEEADVIVALGGDGFMLETLHRYIEPNKSIYGMHRGSIGFLMNGYEEEDLLERLTAAKPIRLRPLRMMAKNLKGIEHEALAINEVSLLRETRQTAKIRVRVDGIVRIEELMCDGILVSTPAGSTAYNLSARGPIIPIDANLLALTPISAFRPRRWHGALLPHTAKIVFEVIEPEKRPVSAVADFTEIRDVAVVHVSEDRKRTPTLLFDPEHNLEERILKEQFLP